One Cyclopterus lumpus isolate fCycLum1 chromosome 7, fCycLum1.pri, whole genome shotgun sequence DNA window includes the following coding sequences:
- the si:ch211-167b20.8 gene encoding protein phosphatase 1 regulatory subunit 3A isoform X2, with the protein MSFLSIPSQEGLFTTIKTGKSAEEAVCRSHSDDNDYDDDDDDEDDDSAEDVRLIPRCSPVPRKRGHSIYDETAEYMRIHFALHAGKRVFFADTTGGDLVDVKEFVAFDSDDEEESTRWEEEEAKYRKPERQPIYHVQPEFNAPTAGALLQAVHCNKVEVEQISPAENEPLAFSGVIRVLNISFHKAVYIRSTMDNWATYFDHPAEYVQGSHDGSTDQFSFKLSFAPPYTTHGSRIEFVVRYETSDGDYWANNSSMNYVVTLLLSYEDDSTRTNDDSQQVRGILRPPKMYSMNDDFDSEDEQEKDEEEARTSRSGLFRPTAVCPVIVHPEIDIEIADHPSGPCVPPKPELPSVDGSLSAHTVSPGEQFPYMSSEKTLQTNLSFVLCASESVQPNKSQPIPRLHCELGNQTSGVPVDRSPRAPLPAPTPSLQHESWPRSDSSQEREEEIPPSEASCVYLPTAGTNLWPTTGEDGMTDGPVSHRCLELPPECAAPPTATRGSEREVAAGLSKLVAGLSEGCTRSAENDEGSAAELVSPVAEGEASLGAEGETPAPPELTENVGPDSACQSSSAWEGKEDAPQISPDALLSENLPNTLSEVSEIRNLMPSIVFLSAVVSLSVVLQEPSALFIIGLVLVLHRF; encoded by the exons ATGTCTTTTTTATCCATACCAAGTCAAGAGGGCCTTTTTACCACGATTAAAACCGGCAAATCGGCCGAGGAGGCAGTCTGCAGGTCCCACTCGGACGACAACgactatgatgatgatgatgatgatgaagacgacGACAGCGCGGAGGACGTCCGCCTCATCCCGAGGTGCTCCCCGGTGCCCAGAAAGCGAGGCCACTCCATCTACGACGAGACCGCTGAGTACATGCGGATCCATTTCGCGCTGCACGCCGGAAAGAGAGTGTTTTTTGCCGACACAACAGGTGGCGATCTGGTGGACGTGAAGGAATTTGTTGCCTTTGATTCggacgatgaagaggagagtaccaggtgggaggaagaggaggcgaaGTACCGAAAGCCAGAGCGACAGCCGATCTATCATGTGCAGCCAGAGTTTAACGCGCCCACCGCCGGTGCCTTGCTGCAGGCGGTGCACTGTAATAAAGTGGAGGTCGAGCAGATATCTCCAGCAGAGAATGAGCCACTTGCCTTCAGTGGGGTGATACGGGTCCTGAACATCTCCTTCCACAAAGCAGTTTACATCAGATCCACCATGGACAACTGGGCTACTTACTTTGACCACCCAGCAGAGTATGTCCAGGGATCTCATGATGGAAGCACTGATCAGTTCTCCTTCAAGCTGTCTTTTGCACCACCTTACACCACACACGGCTCTCGCATTGAGTTCGTCGTCCGCTATGAAACCTCTGATGGTGATTACTGGGCTAATAACTCCTCTATGAATTATGTGGTCACTCTGCTTCTGTCCTACGAAGACGATTCTACTCGGACAAACGACGACTCGCAGCAAGTTCGAGGTATCCTGAGACCCCCCAAAATGTACAG TATGAATGATGATTTCGATTCAGAGGACGAGCAGGAAAAGGACGAAG AAGAAGCACGGACCTCCAGGTCTGGACTTTTCAGACCTACAGCTGTCTGCCCGGTCATCGTGCATCCGGAGATTGACATCGAG ATTGCGGATCACCCATCTGGTCCCTGTGTCCCACCGAAGCCAGAGCTCCCATCTGTTGATGGCTCACTGTCCGCTCACACTGTATCCCCAGGTGAACAATTCCCTTACATGTCTTCCGAAAAAACACTTCAAACTAATTTATCCTTTGTGCTCTGTGCCAGTGAATCGGTCCAGCCAAATAAGTCACAGCCTATACCCAGACTCCACTGTGAATTAGGCAACCAAACGTCAGGCGTGCCCGTAGACCGTAGTCCCCGTGCACCGCTGCCGGCTCCAACTCCCTCTCTGCAACACGAGTCATGGCCGAGATCAGACAGCTCccaggaaagagaagaggaaatcCCTCCCTCCGAGGCCTCGTGCGTTTATCTTCCCACCGCAGGGACAAATCTGTGGCCAACAACAGGAGAGGACGGTATGACCGACGGCCCGGTCAGCCACCGTTGTCTCGAACTGCCCCCTGAGTGCGCCGCTCCTCCCACTGCGACTCGAGGCTCTGAGCGAGAGGTCGCAGCGGGATTGAGCAAACTTGTTGCAGGATTATCAGAAGGTTGCACCAGGTCCGCGGAGAATGACGAAGGCAGCGCGGCTGAGCTTGTGTCCCCCGTGGCAGAGGGCGAGGCGTCTCTGGGAGCAGAAGGTGAAACTCCAGCGCCACCTGAACTCACAGAGAACGTGGGGCCGGACTCAGCATGCCAGTCTTCCTCCGCCTGGGAAGGGAAGGAAGACGCTCCCCAGATTTCCCCCGACGCATTATTATCCGAGAATCTACCAAACACGTTGTCAGAGGTTTCCGAGATCAGGAACCTGATGCCATCCATCGTCTTTCTGAGTGCAGTTGTCTCCCTCTCGGTAGTGTTGCAGGAACCCAGTGCCCTCTTCATAATCGGACTGGTTTTGGTCCTGCACCGTTTTTGA
- the si:ch211-167b20.8 gene encoding protein phosphatase 1 regulatory subunit 3A isoform X1, translating into MSFLSIPSQEGLFTTIKTGKSAEEAVCRSHSDDNDYDDDDDDEDDDSAEDVRLIPRCSPVPRKRGHSIYDETAEYMRIHFALHAGKRVFFADTTGGDLVDVKEFVAFDSDDEEESTRWEEEEAKYRKPERQPIYHVQPEFNAPTAGALLQAVHCNKVEVEQISPAENEPLAFSGVIRVLNISFHKAVYIRSTMDNWATYFDHPAEYVQGSHDGSTDQFSFKLSFAPPYTTHGSRIEFVVRYETSDGDYWANNSSMNYVVTLLLSYEDDSTRTNDDSQQVRGILRPPKMYSMNDDFDSEDEQEKDEAEEARTSRSGLFRPTAVCPVIVHPEIDIEIADHPSGPCVPPKPELPSVDGSLSAHTVSPGEQFPYMSSEKTLQTNLSFVLCASESVQPNKSQPIPRLHCELGNQTSGVPVDRSPRAPLPAPTPSLQHESWPRSDSSQEREEEIPPSEASCVYLPTAGTNLWPTTGEDGMTDGPVSHRCLELPPECAAPPTATRGSEREVAAGLSKLVAGLSEGCTRSAENDEGSAAELVSPVAEGEASLGAEGETPAPPELTENVGPDSACQSSSAWEGKEDAPQISPDALLSENLPNTLSEVSEIRNLMPSIVFLSAVVSLSVVLQEPSALFIIGLVLVLHRF; encoded by the exons ATGTCTTTTTTATCCATACCAAGTCAAGAGGGCCTTTTTACCACGATTAAAACCGGCAAATCGGCCGAGGAGGCAGTCTGCAGGTCCCACTCGGACGACAACgactatgatgatgatgatgatgatgaagacgacGACAGCGCGGAGGACGTCCGCCTCATCCCGAGGTGCTCCCCGGTGCCCAGAAAGCGAGGCCACTCCATCTACGACGAGACCGCTGAGTACATGCGGATCCATTTCGCGCTGCACGCCGGAAAGAGAGTGTTTTTTGCCGACACAACAGGTGGCGATCTGGTGGACGTGAAGGAATTTGTTGCCTTTGATTCggacgatgaagaggagagtaccaggtgggaggaagaggaggcgaaGTACCGAAAGCCAGAGCGACAGCCGATCTATCATGTGCAGCCAGAGTTTAACGCGCCCACCGCCGGTGCCTTGCTGCAGGCGGTGCACTGTAATAAAGTGGAGGTCGAGCAGATATCTCCAGCAGAGAATGAGCCACTTGCCTTCAGTGGGGTGATACGGGTCCTGAACATCTCCTTCCACAAAGCAGTTTACATCAGATCCACCATGGACAACTGGGCTACTTACTTTGACCACCCAGCAGAGTATGTCCAGGGATCTCATGATGGAAGCACTGATCAGTTCTCCTTCAAGCTGTCTTTTGCACCACCTTACACCACACACGGCTCTCGCATTGAGTTCGTCGTCCGCTATGAAACCTCTGATGGTGATTACTGGGCTAATAACTCCTCTATGAATTATGTGGTCACTCTGCTTCTGTCCTACGAAGACGATTCTACTCGGACAAACGACGACTCGCAGCAAGTTCGAGGTATCCTGAGACCCCCCAAAATGTACAG TATGAATGATGATTTCGATTCAGAGGACGAGCAGGAAAAGGACGAAG CAGAAGAAGCACGGACCTCCAGGTCTGGACTTTTCAGACCTACAGCTGTCTGCCCGGTCATCGTGCATCCGGAGATTGACATCGAG ATTGCGGATCACCCATCTGGTCCCTGTGTCCCACCGAAGCCAGAGCTCCCATCTGTTGATGGCTCACTGTCCGCTCACACTGTATCCCCAGGTGAACAATTCCCTTACATGTCTTCCGAAAAAACACTTCAAACTAATTTATCCTTTGTGCTCTGTGCCAGTGAATCGGTCCAGCCAAATAAGTCACAGCCTATACCCAGACTCCACTGTGAATTAGGCAACCAAACGTCAGGCGTGCCCGTAGACCGTAGTCCCCGTGCACCGCTGCCGGCTCCAACTCCCTCTCTGCAACACGAGTCATGGCCGAGATCAGACAGCTCccaggaaagagaagaggaaatcCCTCCCTCCGAGGCCTCGTGCGTTTATCTTCCCACCGCAGGGACAAATCTGTGGCCAACAACAGGAGAGGACGGTATGACCGACGGCCCGGTCAGCCACCGTTGTCTCGAACTGCCCCCTGAGTGCGCCGCTCCTCCCACTGCGACTCGAGGCTCTGAGCGAGAGGTCGCAGCGGGATTGAGCAAACTTGTTGCAGGATTATCAGAAGGTTGCACCAGGTCCGCGGAGAATGACGAAGGCAGCGCGGCTGAGCTTGTGTCCCCCGTGGCAGAGGGCGAGGCGTCTCTGGGAGCAGAAGGTGAAACTCCAGCGCCACCTGAACTCACAGAGAACGTGGGGCCGGACTCAGCATGCCAGTCTTCCTCCGCCTGGGAAGGGAAGGAAGACGCTCCCCAGATTTCCCCCGACGCATTATTATCCGAGAATCTACCAAACACGTTGTCAGAGGTTTCCGAGATCAGGAACCTGATGCCATCCATCGTCTTTCTGAGTGCAGTTGTCTCCCTCTCGGTAGTGTTGCAGGAACCCAGTGCCCTCTTCATAATCGGACTGGTTTTGGTCCTGCACCGTTTTTGA
- the si:ch211-167b20.8 gene encoding protein phosphatase 1 regulatory subunit 3A isoform X4 — protein sequence MSFLSIPSQEGLFTTIKTGKSAEEAVCRSHSDDNDYDDDDDDEDDDSAEDVRLIPRCSPVPRKRGHSIYDETAEYMRIHFALHAGKRVFFADTTGGDLVDVKEFVAFDSDDEEESTRWEEEEAKYRKPERQPIYHVQPEFNAPTAGALLQAVHCNKVEVEQISPAENEPLAFSGVIRVLNISFHKAVYIRSTMDNWATYFDHPAEYVQGSHDGSTDQFSFKLSFAPPYTTHGSRIEFVVRYETSDGDYWANNSSMNYVVTLLLSYEDDSTRTNDDSQQVRGILRPPKIMNDDFDSEDEQEKDEEEARTSRSGLFRPTAVCPVIVHPEIDIEIADHPSGPCVPPKPELPSVDGSLSAHTVSPGEQFPYMSSEKTLQTNLSFVLCASESVQPNKSQPIPRLHCELGNQTSGVPVDRSPRAPLPAPTPSLQHESWPRSDSSQEREEEIPPSEASCVYLPTAGTNLWPTTGEDGMTDGPVSHRCLELPPECAAPPTATRGSEREVAAGLSKLVAGLSEGCTRSAENDEGSAAELVSPVAEGEASLGAEGETPAPPELTENVGPDSACQSSSAWEGKEDAPQISPDALLSENLPNTLSEVSEIRNLMPSIVFLSAVVSLSVVLQEPSALFIIGLVLVLHRF from the exons ATGTCTTTTTTATCCATACCAAGTCAAGAGGGCCTTTTTACCACGATTAAAACCGGCAAATCGGCCGAGGAGGCAGTCTGCAGGTCCCACTCGGACGACAACgactatgatgatgatgatgatgatgaagacgacGACAGCGCGGAGGACGTCCGCCTCATCCCGAGGTGCTCCCCGGTGCCCAGAAAGCGAGGCCACTCCATCTACGACGAGACCGCTGAGTACATGCGGATCCATTTCGCGCTGCACGCCGGAAAGAGAGTGTTTTTTGCCGACACAACAGGTGGCGATCTGGTGGACGTGAAGGAATTTGTTGCCTTTGATTCggacgatgaagaggagagtaccaggtgggaggaagaggaggcgaaGTACCGAAAGCCAGAGCGACAGCCGATCTATCATGTGCAGCCAGAGTTTAACGCGCCCACCGCCGGTGCCTTGCTGCAGGCGGTGCACTGTAATAAAGTGGAGGTCGAGCAGATATCTCCAGCAGAGAATGAGCCACTTGCCTTCAGTGGGGTGATACGGGTCCTGAACATCTCCTTCCACAAAGCAGTTTACATCAGATCCACCATGGACAACTGGGCTACTTACTTTGACCACCCAGCAGAGTATGTCCAGGGATCTCATGATGGAAGCACTGATCAGTTCTCCTTCAAGCTGTCTTTTGCACCACCTTACACCACACACGGCTCTCGCATTGAGTTCGTCGTCCGCTATGAAACCTCTGATGGTGATTACTGGGCTAATAACTCCTCTATGAATTATGTGGTCACTCTGCTTCTGTCCTACGAAGACGATTCTACTCGGACAAACGACGACTCGCAGCAAGTTCGAGGTATCCTGAGACCCCCCAAAAT TATGAATGATGATTTCGATTCAGAGGACGAGCAGGAAAAGGACGAAG AAGAAGCACGGACCTCCAGGTCTGGACTTTTCAGACCTACAGCTGTCTGCCCGGTCATCGTGCATCCGGAGATTGACATCGAG ATTGCGGATCACCCATCTGGTCCCTGTGTCCCACCGAAGCCAGAGCTCCCATCTGTTGATGGCTCACTGTCCGCTCACACTGTATCCCCAGGTGAACAATTCCCTTACATGTCTTCCGAAAAAACACTTCAAACTAATTTATCCTTTGTGCTCTGTGCCAGTGAATCGGTCCAGCCAAATAAGTCACAGCCTATACCCAGACTCCACTGTGAATTAGGCAACCAAACGTCAGGCGTGCCCGTAGACCGTAGTCCCCGTGCACCGCTGCCGGCTCCAACTCCCTCTCTGCAACACGAGTCATGGCCGAGATCAGACAGCTCccaggaaagagaagaggaaatcCCTCCCTCCGAGGCCTCGTGCGTTTATCTTCCCACCGCAGGGACAAATCTGTGGCCAACAACAGGAGAGGACGGTATGACCGACGGCCCGGTCAGCCACCGTTGTCTCGAACTGCCCCCTGAGTGCGCCGCTCCTCCCACTGCGACTCGAGGCTCTGAGCGAGAGGTCGCAGCGGGATTGAGCAAACTTGTTGCAGGATTATCAGAAGGTTGCACCAGGTCCGCGGAGAATGACGAAGGCAGCGCGGCTGAGCTTGTGTCCCCCGTGGCAGAGGGCGAGGCGTCTCTGGGAGCAGAAGGTGAAACTCCAGCGCCACCTGAACTCACAGAGAACGTGGGGCCGGACTCAGCATGCCAGTCTTCCTCCGCCTGGGAAGGGAAGGAAGACGCTCCCCAGATTTCCCCCGACGCATTATTATCCGAGAATCTACCAAACACGTTGTCAGAGGTTTCCGAGATCAGGAACCTGATGCCATCCATCGTCTTTCTGAGTGCAGTTGTCTCCCTCTCGGTAGTGTTGCAGGAACCCAGTGCCCTCTTCATAATCGGACTGGTTTTGGTCCTGCACCGTTTTTGA
- the si:ch211-167b20.8 gene encoding protein phosphatase 1 regulatory subunit 3A isoform X3, which translates to MSFLSIPSQEGLFTTIKTGKSAEEAVCRSHSDDNDYDDDDDDEDDDSAEDVRLIPRCSPVPRKRGHSIYDETAEYMRIHFALHAGKRVFFADTTGGDLVDVKEFVAFDSDDEEESTRWEEEEAKYRKPERQPIYHVQPEFNAPTAGALLQAVHCNKVEVEQISPAENEPLAFSGVIRVLNISFHKAVYIRSTMDNWATYFDHPAEYVQGSHDGSTDQFSFKLSFAPPYTTHGSRIEFVVRYETSDGDYWANNSSMNYVVTLLLSYEDDSTRTNDDSQQVRGILRPPKIMNDDFDSEDEQEKDEAEEARTSRSGLFRPTAVCPVIVHPEIDIEIADHPSGPCVPPKPELPSVDGSLSAHTVSPGEQFPYMSSEKTLQTNLSFVLCASESVQPNKSQPIPRLHCELGNQTSGVPVDRSPRAPLPAPTPSLQHESWPRSDSSQEREEEIPPSEASCVYLPTAGTNLWPTTGEDGMTDGPVSHRCLELPPECAAPPTATRGSEREVAAGLSKLVAGLSEGCTRSAENDEGSAAELVSPVAEGEASLGAEGETPAPPELTENVGPDSACQSSSAWEGKEDAPQISPDALLSENLPNTLSEVSEIRNLMPSIVFLSAVVSLSVVLQEPSALFIIGLVLVLHRF; encoded by the exons ATGTCTTTTTTATCCATACCAAGTCAAGAGGGCCTTTTTACCACGATTAAAACCGGCAAATCGGCCGAGGAGGCAGTCTGCAGGTCCCACTCGGACGACAACgactatgatgatgatgatgatgatgaagacgacGACAGCGCGGAGGACGTCCGCCTCATCCCGAGGTGCTCCCCGGTGCCCAGAAAGCGAGGCCACTCCATCTACGACGAGACCGCTGAGTACATGCGGATCCATTTCGCGCTGCACGCCGGAAAGAGAGTGTTTTTTGCCGACACAACAGGTGGCGATCTGGTGGACGTGAAGGAATTTGTTGCCTTTGATTCggacgatgaagaggagagtaccaggtgggaggaagaggaggcgaaGTACCGAAAGCCAGAGCGACAGCCGATCTATCATGTGCAGCCAGAGTTTAACGCGCCCACCGCCGGTGCCTTGCTGCAGGCGGTGCACTGTAATAAAGTGGAGGTCGAGCAGATATCTCCAGCAGAGAATGAGCCACTTGCCTTCAGTGGGGTGATACGGGTCCTGAACATCTCCTTCCACAAAGCAGTTTACATCAGATCCACCATGGACAACTGGGCTACTTACTTTGACCACCCAGCAGAGTATGTCCAGGGATCTCATGATGGAAGCACTGATCAGTTCTCCTTCAAGCTGTCTTTTGCACCACCTTACACCACACACGGCTCTCGCATTGAGTTCGTCGTCCGCTATGAAACCTCTGATGGTGATTACTGGGCTAATAACTCCTCTATGAATTATGTGGTCACTCTGCTTCTGTCCTACGAAGACGATTCTACTCGGACAAACGACGACTCGCAGCAAGTTCGAGGTATCCTGAGACCCCCCAAAAT TATGAATGATGATTTCGATTCAGAGGACGAGCAGGAAAAGGACGAAG CAGAAGAAGCACGGACCTCCAGGTCTGGACTTTTCAGACCTACAGCTGTCTGCCCGGTCATCGTGCATCCGGAGATTGACATCGAG ATTGCGGATCACCCATCTGGTCCCTGTGTCCCACCGAAGCCAGAGCTCCCATCTGTTGATGGCTCACTGTCCGCTCACACTGTATCCCCAGGTGAACAATTCCCTTACATGTCTTCCGAAAAAACACTTCAAACTAATTTATCCTTTGTGCTCTGTGCCAGTGAATCGGTCCAGCCAAATAAGTCACAGCCTATACCCAGACTCCACTGTGAATTAGGCAACCAAACGTCAGGCGTGCCCGTAGACCGTAGTCCCCGTGCACCGCTGCCGGCTCCAACTCCCTCTCTGCAACACGAGTCATGGCCGAGATCAGACAGCTCccaggaaagagaagaggaaatcCCTCCCTCCGAGGCCTCGTGCGTTTATCTTCCCACCGCAGGGACAAATCTGTGGCCAACAACAGGAGAGGACGGTATGACCGACGGCCCGGTCAGCCACCGTTGTCTCGAACTGCCCCCTGAGTGCGCCGCTCCTCCCACTGCGACTCGAGGCTCTGAGCGAGAGGTCGCAGCGGGATTGAGCAAACTTGTTGCAGGATTATCAGAAGGTTGCACCAGGTCCGCGGAGAATGACGAAGGCAGCGCGGCTGAGCTTGTGTCCCCCGTGGCAGAGGGCGAGGCGTCTCTGGGAGCAGAAGGTGAAACTCCAGCGCCACCTGAACTCACAGAGAACGTGGGGCCGGACTCAGCATGCCAGTCTTCCTCCGCCTGGGAAGGGAAGGAAGACGCTCCCCAGATTTCCCCCGACGCATTATTATCCGAGAATCTACCAAACACGTTGTCAGAGGTTTCCGAGATCAGGAACCTGATGCCATCCATCGTCTTTCTGAGTGCAGTTGTCTCCCTCTCGGTAGTGTTGCAGGAACCCAGTGCCCTCTTCATAATCGGACTGGTTTTGGTCCTGCACCGTTTTTGA